ATAATAATCTTTCGTCTATTTACCACAAACAATTTCTGGTTTTCAAGAAAACCGAAGTAAAAGAGCTCTAAATAACCTGTTATATAAAAAGGACAGGATAGGACAGTTGGCCTTTCTATTTTTGGTAATTTACCATGATCAACTAATTGTTCCCTTTTGGAAATAAAGGACTGATTTATATGCTTAAACTCAAAAAACCTATTTGCTTCTTTCTATTTATTGCCGTCTTCTCTTTGACTAATAAGATGGCCTTTAGCCAAGACCTCTGGCCAGATGGCACAGAAATATCCCCTTGGTTTCATGATTATACCAAAGTGAAATTAGAGGATTTAGGAAAGCAATATGTAATCACCCAACATGGAGTATTTGCGGATAGTACTCTTTTACAAACCCAAAAAATTCAGCGAATTATTGATGAAGCAAGTCTAAAAGGCGGAGGTGTCATCATCATTCCCAAAGGAACATTTTTGAGCGGAGCACTTTTTTTTAAACCCAATACGCATCTTTATTTAGAAGAAGGGTCCGTTTTAAAAGGTTCCGATGATATTTCTAATTATCCCAAAATCCCATCGAGGATGGAAGGACAAAATCTGGACTATTTTGCTGCATTAGTAAATGCTTACGGTGTGAATGGCTTTACTATTTCTGGAAAAGGTACCATCAATGGGAATGGGCTGAAATTTTGGGAGGCGTTTTGGCAGCGAAGAAAAGAGGATCCAAATTGTACAAATTTGGAGGTTTCGCGTCCCAGATTGGTATTTATCTGGAAAAGTAATGATGTACAACTTCAGGATGTAAAATTGATTAATGCTGGATTTTGGAGCAGCCATTATTATCAAAGCAAAAACATAAAAATCCTTGACCTAACAATCACTTCCCCACACGAACCTGTAAAAGCTCCAAGTACGGATGCTATAGATCTAGATGTGGTTTCCAATGTTTTGATAAAAGGCTGTTATTTAGCCGTGAATGACGATGCCATAGCGCTAAAAGGTGGTAAAGGTCCTTGGGCTGATGAAGACCCCAACAATGGAGAGAATACGCATATTTTAATTGAAGACAGTGAATTTGGCTTTTGCCATTCTGCTTTGACGAATGGTAGCGAATCTATTCACAATAAAAATGTGATCATGAGAAATGTCAAGGTCCAAGATGCAGTTCGACTTCTATGGCTTAAAATGCGCCCGGATACTCCTCAAAATTATGAATATATCACGGTAGAAAATATCACTGGCCAAGCCAGAAGTTTTATCTATGTAAAACCATGGACACAGTTTTTTGACCTAAAGGGAAGGGAAGAGGTCCCTATTTCCTACTCAAACCATATCACAATGAAAAATATCGATTTGGAGTGCAAGATATTTTTTGACGTGGCTATCACCGAACACGACAGAGTATCCAATTTCAAATTTGAAAACTTAACAATTCAGGCCGAGGACCCCAGTTTTGATGCAGGATTTGTTGATGGATTCGAACTTAAAAACGTAAAAGTAAACGGAAAGCTTATTGAATAGACTTTTCTTTATTTACTTGTAATAAAGGAGGTTGTGGATAAATTTCATCTTTTCGATTACCAGTGGACTTACTACAAATGGGTAGGCATCTGGAGTACCCATGGACCGGTTAAGACTATTAATCGCAAATGATAAAGGTGCCCAGCTGTTAAAAATCTTCTGAAAATCCTGTTCTTCATATGGGTCAAATCCGAAAGACCCTTTGACACTTTTTTCCTGGACTTTTGGATCTACTGAAAACCCAAAATAATAAGCAGTTTCGGCCATGTCCATGATATGTAGGTAATGAGCCCAAGTCTCCGCCCAATCTTCCCATGGATGAGAAGTAGCATATTCACTGATAAAACTTTCCTGCCAATTCATCGCTGTATTTCCTTGGTAATAATCATTGAGAGACTGCTGATAGTCTTTACGTTCATCACCAAACAGATTTCTAAAATTCTTCAGTTTTTCAAAGTCATTAGCGACCAGTCGATCCCAAAAATAATGACCCACTTCATGACGAAAATGCCCTATTACCGTTCGGTAAGGCTCAGAAAGCTGTTTGCGCATTTGCTCACGTTTGACAGGGTCTGCCTCAGAAAGCAAGATGGTAATCACACCATCTGCATGGCCAGTCATTTTATTGACCTGATTTCCATGTTTGGCTACAAAATCAAAGCATAACCCATTGACATCATCCATTTTAGAATGAAGAACTAAGCCTAAACGATCCAGTTGATACACCAGACGATGCTTGGAAACTTCTAATCTCTGCCATTTATTAAAATTCTCATGATCAGAAAGGTCTGGAATCATCCGATTGAGTTTACAGGCATGGCAAAAACCATCAGAGTTTTCACCTTTAATCAACCAGTTACAAACTCCATACTGATGATTTTTACAGAACTTAAATTCCGTATGATCACGATCTGAGGTCAGGGAATCCCTTTTTTGGTCAAATGTTTTTAGTTTAAATTCCTCAGGAGCATAGCCAATCAAATGGCCACAATTCCCGCAACTCTGATTCTCAAAATAAAGAGGTTGCTCACAGTTTCCACATTCAAAAATCTTCATAATCAAGGCATTATTTCAAAGAATAGATACAAAAGGTATGCAATAAAAGGACATGATTTCTCACATAGGGTTAACTAAAAACATACTTCCAAAAAGTCTGGGGATTTCAAAAGCTGGTCCATCAAATAAACTTTGGCATTCGAAAAATTATTAAAATTTTAAGTGCTTATCATTCAATGTTTTACAGATTTTCAAAATTAAATTTTTAAATTCCTTTTATGATAAACCATTTAACCCATTTTTCAGATGAAAAAACTTGTTGCAGAATTTATTGGAACCCTATGGCTGGTCCTAGGGGGATGTGGTAGTGCCGTTTTGGCGGCTGGTTTCCCCGAATTGGGAATTGGATTTGTAGGCGTGGCATTCGCATTTGGATTGACAGTTTTAACCATGGCCTATGCAATCGGACACATTTCGGGCTGTCACTTAAACCCGGCAGTAACGCTTGGCCTTTGGGCAGGAGGAAGGTTTGAAAGCAAAGAAGTAGTAGGCTATATCATCGCACAGGTGCTGGGAGGTATCGCAGGAGCTGCTATTTTATATATCATTGCCACAGGAAAAGCTGGGGTGGATATTGGTGGTTTTGCTTCCAATGGTTATGGAGAAGCATCTCCGGGAGGATATGGTCTCGTATCCGCATTAACAACGGAAGTGGTCATGACTTTTATGTTTTTGATTATCATTTTAGGATCAACACATTCCAAAGCACCCGCAGGTTTTGCAGGAATTGCCATCGGACTTGGCTTAGTATTAATCCACTTGATAAGCATTCCTGTGACCAATACTTCTGTTAATCCAGCAAGAAGTACCTCACAGGCGATTTTCGCTGGAGGCATCTATTTACAACAGTTATGGCTTTTTTGGATAGCACCTATTATAGGCGCAGTTTTGGCAGGGATTTTATACAAATTTTTATCTCCCACAGAATGAATTTCCAAAAAAAATTAAATCTTTGCTATTAGAAATATTTTAATGTCACTTAACCTTTATTAAAATGAAATATATTAAGATTTTATTTCTGGTTGCATTTTTTGGCTGTGCAGCTAGTTTAGAAAGTAATGCACAAGAATTAGGTATCAGATTTGGTCAATTTGGTGGTAACAATGTAGCCGTTGATGCTGTTTTTTCAGTAGGCCAGTTTAGTAGAGTTCATGCTGACGTGAGTTTCGGTGATGGAGTAGGAGTTGATGCTCTATGGGACTTTATTTATAGACCGGTTGGCTCAAGTGACTTTAATTGGTATGTTGGAGCAGGTCCATCTATAATTATAAATGATCCATTCTCTTTGGCAGCAGCTGGCGAAATAGGGATTGAATACGCATTTGCTGATGTACCAATAGTGATTGGTGCAGATTGGAGACCTACTTTCCGTATTGTGGAAAACACCGATTTTTTTGCAGATGTATTTGGACTCAACGTACGATGGAGATTTGGAAAAGTAGAGTAAGATCTACTTCTAAACATAAAAAAGCCGTTTCTACTCAAGAAACGGCTTTTTTTATGAGCAATAATTAGTCTAAAACTCTACAATAATTCCTACAGTGGGAAGAATTGTTCCTGCTGTATTGGAAATGTATTTCAATTGATATCTCGAAGGATCTGTGGGATCTACTTGAATTGTTCCTTGGGCATCCCTGACTGGAACCAATAAAGGTGGCTGCTCCGCCTCATAGTTGTAAACGTTTTGAATGTCTACATACCAGTTTAGGTTCCACTTAGGGAAATAGTACTTTTTATCAATTCTCAAGTCTAGTTGGTGAAATGCATCTAATCGAATAGCATTAATTTGAGTATAGTCCAATACGGGTTGACCACGTAAATCCCAATTGCTTATCAAAGATGATTCATCCTCGTCATAGGGTGTATATGGAGTTCCGCCAAGATACCTCCAGCGAGCACCGATTTCCCAATCTTTACTAAACCTCTTTCCCGCAGTTAGACTCACAATCACTTTGTTATCCCAAGAGGATGGAATATAGCCTTCCGTATTGGGATTGGTAAATTCACTTCTGACCAAAGTCAGTGAAGCAATACCATAAAAATTCTGAAAAAGCCTCTGTTGGGCTAAAAACTCCAGTCCATATGCTTTTCCTTTTGCATTGGAAACCACCGGCTCATTTCCAATCACCCCAAAATCAGCTCCTAAATTGGCCAAGGCGATTCCATTTCTAACTGAGGAAGGGTATTTGTCATATCTTTTATAGAATCCTTCTAGCGTGAATCGTCGGTTTTTTTCAGGGACTAAGAATTCAAGACCCGCAATCAGCTGTTTATTTTGGATAAACCTGACATCATTTGCCTGGTTGACCAACTCTCCTTCATTATTCTGGTATCCCAGAACCGTATAGGGAGGTTTCTGATAATAAACTCCAGCATTGGCTGTAGCAAATAAATTTGGTTTTAATTGATAAGATAAAGAAACCCTTGGGCTTATCTGATTCAAAGGATTTTGAGCGGTTTCTCCAAAATCTGCCCCATCCATTCTAATTCCACCAGATAATAAAAGTCGTTCTTGAAAGACATATCTGGAAGCTGAAATAAAGGCTCCATATTTATTGTAGTTGGAAGTAGATTCTACTTCAATCACCTCAGAAGAATTGGCTAAAGTGGATCGGTCATAATTATTGATATAATACCTTGCGTATTCATAATTGAACCCATATTTCAAGGTGTATTCATCCCCAAAAATGCTGTTTTCCGCACGAAACTTATTTTCTGACTCTTGAGAGATATATCGATAGAGGAGGTTAGATTCTGGAGTCTCTTCATTTCTAAAGTATTTTTCAGCCTCATTGTTGAGCATATTTCTACTCAAAACAAAGGTCCAAAAGCCATTTTCACGATACCGCTTTAATTTAAGTCCGGTGGTATAATTCCATTGCTTTTGAACGGGCAATACATCCAATAAATACAAGCGGTTTTCAAGTTCTTCTCCAGTTTCATCTTCTGGGATTTCCTCATTAAGGACAAATTTATCAATCGCACCTACACCGATAAAAGTCAACTCAGTCTTCTCATTCAATTTCGTCGTAGTCTTTAACTGGAAATCGTTGAAGGTAGGTAAAAATGGAAGACCCAAAATCTTAAACAACCCTTGTAAATAGGACCTTCTTGCAGAAAGTGAATAAGTGGTATTTTCTCCTAGTGGTCCATTGTTAGATAACGTCAACTCTGATGCTCCCAAAGTCATCTGGGTTTGCATAGCTTCTCGGTTTCCTTCTTTCAATTGAATTTCAAAGAAGGAGCTCATCGCATCCATTCTATTCGCCGGGAAACCCCCGGTGATTAGGTCTACGTTTTTGATCAAATTTACATTGAGAATACCCACTGGACCTCCAGATGAACCCTGCGTGGCAAAATGATTGATCACCGGTACTTCTATTTCATCCACATAGAATTTATTCTCATTGGGAGCACCTCCACGAATCAAAATATCATTTCTAAAACTAGGGGTACTTGCTACTCCAGGCATGGATTGGATAACTTGGGAAATATCCCTATTTCCTCCAGGGTACCGTTCAATTTCATTACTGTTTAATCTCCTGACAGAAAGAGGCGTTTCTTCAGATCTTGAAAACTCAGAGGAAACGACCACTTCATTCAGTTCAGAAGCATCCTCTTCCAATTCAAAATCAAGCTGAGTTGCTCTAGCAAGAGTTACTTTGATTTCATATTGTGTCTGCGGTTTAAAACCAACAAAACTTGCCCGCACATTGTAAAGGCCCGGCTTCAAATCCATTATTTCATAAGAACCTTCTTCATCAGAAATAGCTCCTGTCTCCGTTCCTAACACTAGAATGTTAGCATATGCTACGGGCTCTCCATTGACAGGATTGGTAATTTTACCGCGGATCACTCCCTGCGAAAACGCAGAAAACGAAACAAAGAATAGAAGAAATAATAAGTTGGGTGCTTTCATAATTCAATAACTCAAAAACATAAGCGCTTTTGATCGAAATAGTTTCGGAAGAACTAAATTTTATTCAAGGTTTTTTCTTTTTCCTTCCACAATCTCCACCAGGGTGTTCCAGGAGAATCATGGTGTTCATAGTGATATCCAAAAAAATAACAGGAGAGAAATGCCCACAGATGATTCTTTGATTGAGTGGTAGAATGATGCTTATTTTCACTCTCTCCTTTATGTGGCACGTAAGTCCCAAAATAAAAGAGTTGGAATGTGGATAACACAGCTGGAAGCATCCAAAAAATTATTAAGTTATCCACATTGATCACTAATTTCAAGAGATTAAAGGTGATTGCCATCAGTACAATCTGCCAAATATTGACGTATTGCTTGATAAAACTAATGTACCAAAGAAAGAAGTTATCGGAATGATGGTAATCGGGGTCTCGATCCGTTGCGACAAACCGATGATGTTCATGGTGTTTCCCATAAAGCCTTCCGTAAAAATTATAAGAAAAAAGAAGCGCGGAAAATGTTCCAATCGCCTTGTTCAATTTCTTATTAGAGGAAACCAAACCATGCATGGCATCATGAGCTGTGATAAATAGTCCTGTATACAAATGCATTTGGATAATTACTCCCAGATAAACCCATGGCTTTGCCCAATCAATTTCATATCCGAGCCAAAATATTAATGAGGAAAACCATAGACATATGATGGCAAAAGCGATCATAAGACCTTTTGGGTCTATACTTTTGGTACCTACCTGAGCACTTTTACTGGACATACTCTCAATCACGTTGATTTATTTCAGAGAGTCAAGAGTTTATTTTTAACTTCTTCCATTAACCACATGGGTGTAGAGGTTGCCCCACAAATACCCACCGTATCATTTTCATCAAACCATGAGGGATCTATTTGGTCTGGGTTGGGAACAAAATATGTATTTGGGTTTTTATCCTTGCATACTTGGTAGAGCACTTTTCCATTAGATGATTTGGTGCCGCTCACAAAAACAATTTTATCGTAATTCAAGGCGAAGGCTTTCAATTCCTTGTCCCGATTTGAAACTTGCCTACAAATCGTGTCATTGGTATTCACCTCAATGCCATTTTCCTTTAAAACTTGATTGATCTCGTAGAAGCTATTGGTGCTTTTGGTTGTCTGGCTATAAAGGGTAAGTTTTTTAGGAAGCGTTTGTAGGTCCAATTCAGAAATATCCTGAAAAACAACGGCCTTATTCTGGGTTTGACCCATTAAGCCAACCACTTCAGCATGTCCTTTTTTCCCATAAATATAAATTGCCTCCTCTTTGTCATAAGAGTTTTTGATTCTATTCTGAAGCTTTAATACCACAGGGCAACTCGCATCTATTAAAGTGAGGTTGTTTTGAATGGCAAGCTTGTAGGTAGCTGGCGGTTCGCCATGAGCTCTAATCAACACTTTCTCATTAGAAAGCCCCTGAAGTTCATCATGATTGATGATCCTCAAACCCTTCTTGGTCAAGCGATTGACTTCCTCATCATTGTGCACGATATCCCCTAGACAATAAAGATGTCCCTCCTCATCCAGAATATCTTCTGCCATCTCGATAGCATACACAACACCAAAGCAAAAGCCAGAATGATCGTCGATATGAACCTTCAAGTTTTTCATAAAATATTAACTTTTAGAGGGTTTAAATGTTTTCGTTTTCCTAAACCATTCAAAAAAAGAAATATTCATTAGTAATAAACTCATGGAATAAATGGTGTCTTCTACGGGAACTGAACCTATGCGAATGCCCAGATTTTCGGAGTTATTATATATCACCACGGGTTCCTCAGTAAAACCACCCGTCAGGATACCATTGCAAAGCAAAAAGGGAATCAAATGAACGAGATAGGCAAAGAGAAATTTACCTAAAAACCGATCGTTGAAAATCAGAAAGTGAATCAATAATACCATTGCCCCTACTAGGAAATTGACAGAAGTATACCATAAATCAAGATGCATAAGTGCCAATCCGATCAACAATGGGATCATCACATATAAAAACGGTTTTCCAAAGTTTCTTAGTGGGTCTTTTGGGAAGAAGTAAATCAAGACCTCATAAATAAACACGCAAGCAAAGGGTACTGTCAAGAAAAACAGCCATTCCTCCAAGGGTAATTGGAAAATGTAAATGCCTAATAAATACCTTGGGTTAAATTCCCAGACTCCCATCCTCGTAAACAAGTGATCCCAAATAAGAAAAAATGCTCCTGTCAAAAATATGGCAGGAAACAAGGCTTTCCACTTGGATGAAAACTTGATTTTAGGTTCGAATGACCTTACCAGAGGGAAAGATATAGTGAAAAGATTAAGCCCTAGGTATAGATATTTTTCCATCTTAGGTTATCCCCAATTTATTTCCAAAATAGGTTGAAACCAGTAATGAGAACTTTTTTGAGTTCGGAATTCTGATTCTCTTTTGGGTGATAGTTTCCGGCGGCAAGCCTTTAATCTTATTGAAGAGTTTTTGGTAATATAGATAAGCCATATTAACCCCAAACTTCGCCCCTTGGGGTAATTGCTGAATCCCAATGAGCGCTTCGTCAAAATCATCCTGAATATCTTCCTCAATCTGCTTTTTGATGATTTTGTCAAAATGATTGAAATCTACTCCTGGAAAATAAACACGACCTCTTTCTTCATAATCACTTTTGATATCTCTCAGAAAGTTCACCTTCTGAAATGCGGACCCCAGTTTACAGGCAGAGCTTTTTAGCTTATCATAAATAGCCTGATCCCCTTCACAAAACACTTTCAGACACATGAGTCCTACCACTTCTGCTGATCCGTAGATATATTCCTGATATTTTGAATCATCATAAGTGGTGTAGTCCAAATCCATTTCCATACTATGTAAAAATGCCTCGATCAGATTTTTATCAATTTTATATTGATTAACCACTTTCTGAAAGGAGTTTAAAACTGGATTTAGACTTATTTTTTGATCAATTGCATGGTATGCATCTTTCTTAAAACTCGATAACAAAGATTCTTTGTCCTGACCATGAAAGGTATCTACAATCTCATCTGCATACCGCACAAACCCATAAATAGCATAAATGGGCATATGAAATTTCTGATCCAAGGTTTTAATCCCGAGGGTAAAACTCGTACTATAGCGCTGTGTAATCAGCTTACTACATTCAAAACTCGTCTGATCGAAAAGTTCTCTCTGGTTCATTGGGTTAAGGTCTTATCAAATTTTTTTGAAAACTCCTTCATTACTTCATTTGCTACCACCTGTCCGGATATCAATGAAGGGGGAACTCCGGGCCCTGGAACTGTTAACTGACCTGTATAATACAAGTTAGAAACCTTTTTGTTTTTTAAAGAAGGTTTTAGAATTGCTGTTTGCAATAATGTATTGGCCAAACCATAGGCATTGCCCTTAAAGGCATGGTAATCTGATTTGAAATCACTATGTGCATAGGACCTTTTATAAACAACATGTGATCGTATCTCTTGTTTGGAATGATGCTCCAGACGATCCATGATCATTTGATAATATTTCTCTCTAGTCTCTTCCGAATCTTCTAAATCTGGTGCCAATGGGATCAATAGAAATAAATTTTCCTTTCCTTTCGGTGCCACTGTTGAATCCGTCAATGAAGGAACGCATGCATAGAAAAGCGGCTTTTCTGGCCATCTGGGGTGTTTATAAATAGCATCTGCATGAGGCTCCAATGGTTCATCAAAAAACAGATTATGATGATTGAGGTTCTCTAATTTCTTATCAACTCCTAAATAGAATAAGAGACAAGAAGGCGCCAAAACTCTTTTATCCCAATATTCCTCACTGTAATTACTGTAATTTGGGTTGACAAGATGCTTATCTACATGATGATAATCTGCGCCGGCTACTACAACGTCAGCGGGAATTCTTTCTCCATTGATCAATCTTACTCCTGTCGCCTGTGCATTATCTATTTCTATTTCTTCTACCTCAGCTTCGTATTGAATCCTAACACCTTTTTCCTCAGCTAAACTTACCATTGCCTGAATAATCTCATGCATTCCCTTCTTGGGATACCATGTCCCAAGGGCAATGTCTGCGTAGTTCATCAAACTGTAAAGTGCAGGAATGTTTTCTGCTGTTTCACCGAGAAACAGTACTGGAAACTCCATTAATCGGATGATTTTCTCCGATTTAAAAAATTTACGAACATGTTTAGACATGGATTGAAAAACATCCATTCTCAAGATATCCTTTAATAAAGAAGGCGAAGTAAATTCAAAAAGGGATCGACTAGGTTTAGTAACCAAATCATGGATTCCTACTTGATATTTGTAAGCAGCTTGTTGTAGAAACTCATCCAACTGAACCCCAGCACCTGGCTCAATATTTTCCAGCATCTTTTTGAATTCTTCCAAGTTTGCTGGAATTTCCCAAACCTCATTTTCTCCGAAAACAACAGCATAGGATGGGTCTAATCGAATCAGGTCATAATAGTCAGATGGTTTTTTCCCAAAGGCCGCAAAATATTTTTCAAATACGTCTGGCATCCAATACCAGCTTGGTCCCATGTCAAACACAAAACCTTCGTGTTCAAATTTCCTGGCTCTTCCACCGGGGTTTGCATTTTTTTCTACGAGTGTCACCTTGTAGCCACCTGCAGCTAAATGCGTAGCCGCAGAAAGTCCGGCAAAGCCCGAACCGATCACTACGGCATGGTTTCCTGTCATTTAATTAATTTTTATGCTTGTAAACTATCAAGTCTTCCTTCAAAATTTTTCGAGCGATATGAATTCTATTCTTTACAGTACCTATTGGAATCTGTAAATCATCTGCAATCTCATAGTATTTAAATCCTTTGAAATGCATTAGAAAAGGCACTTTATAAACATCATCCAACTTCCCAATAGATTCATGAATGTCCTCCATTGCCAAATTGCCATAAACACCGTTTTGGATTTCAGTGCTACTGGAATTAAGATAGTGCAAATTATCTGTAGTATCTACAAAAGTCGCCCTTCTTACCATTTTTTGATAGTTGGTAATAAAGGTGTTTTTCATGATGGTATATAACCAAGCTTTTAAGTTTGTCCCTTCAGAAAACTTATCCTTATTGGTGTAAGCCTTCACCATCGTATCCTGAAGTAAATCATTTGCATCATCCATATCCCTTGTCAATTTCAGAGCGAAGGGCTTCAAACTTCCTGAAAGCTTGTTTAATGAGTAGCTGAATTCTAGAGTCGTCATCGGAGTTTATTTTTTGTTTAATTAAAAGTAGAATATATTAAACAAAGGAACAAGCTTTTGTTTAACTTTTTTTATTATTCATTAAACATTTATTGTCTAAAAATTTAATAAATGGCTATTATGAGCTGTAAGGGCATAAAAAAAGCATTTCCGAAGAAATGCTTTTGTTTAATCTTTTTTTATAAACTATAAACTATTTTTCTATTGGTACTTGTTCTAAGCTTTCCAATTGTGCTTTTAAATCATTAATGTTATGCAAAAGGTGCACATTAGGACTAAAGGTATATTCCTTATCCAAGATCTGAATTCCCGAGACCAAGAGCGTTGCCTCATTAAATTTCCTTGCCAATTTCTCCACATAGTTATTAGCCTGATCACCAACAGGCACTGAAGTTACAACTGTCAACAAAAATTCTGGAGCATGTAATTCATATACAGCGTCTAAATCCTTCTTAGGAGTGCTTTGCCCTAAATAAATGACTTTATGCCCTTTACTTTTGATCAGGTAGGTAGCAAAAAGTAAGGAAATTTCATGGAGCTCCCCTTCCGGCAAAAACAACATGAACTTCTTTCCGTCCGAACTTGGAACCTGACCATCAATAGCCACAATCAGTTTTTGTCTAACCAAGTTGGATATAAAATGCTCTTGTGCTGGATTGATAGCTCCCGTCTGCCAAAGTACTCCGATCTTAGTCAGAAAGGGGTAAATGACATGAAGCATGGTTTGCTCAAAACCCAGCTTAATAATATTGGTGGTGAGAATTTTTTCAAATTTCTCCTCATCCATCTCAATCATGCAGATAGTTAAGGAATGGATCTGATCATCATGCATCAGCGATCTATCTGTCAACTTGATCACTTCTTCACTGATACACTCGGGAGTCATGGAAGCTATTTTACTGATTTTATGGCCTTTCTCATTAAGTAAAGCCACGTTCAAAATCAGTTTCAAATCCGCTTCATCGTAATATCTAATATTAGTGTCTGTCCGTTTAGGGCATAAAAGATTATAGCGCTGTTCCCATATACGCAATGTATGAGCCTTTATCCCCGATAAATTCTCCAAATCTTTAATTAAATATCTGCTCACTTTTCCTCTTCTTTAAAATATTCCTTCGGCACTACAAACAACCCAAACGACACTGCATCGTCC
Above is a window of Algoriphagus machipongonensis DNA encoding:
- a CDS encoding rhamnogalacturonidase, with the translated sequence MLKLKKPICFFLFIAVFSLTNKMAFSQDLWPDGTEISPWFHDYTKVKLEDLGKQYVITQHGVFADSTLLQTQKIQRIIDEASLKGGGVIIIPKGTFLSGALFFKPNTHLYLEEGSVLKGSDDISNYPKIPSRMEGQNLDYFAALVNAYGVNGFTISGKGTINGNGLKFWEAFWQRRKEDPNCTNLEVSRPRLVFIWKSNDVQLQDVKLINAGFWSSHYYQSKNIKILDLTITSPHEPVKAPSTDAIDLDVVSNVLIKGCYLAVNDDAIALKGGKGPWADEDPNNGENTHILIEDSEFGFCHSALTNGSESIHNKNVIMRNVKVQDAVRLLWLKMRPDTPQNYEYITVENITGQARSFIYVKPWTQFFDLKGREEVPISYSNHITMKNIDLECKIFFDVAITEHDRVSNFKFENLTIQAEDPSFDAGFVDGFELKNVKVNGKLIE
- a CDS encoding zinc-binding metallopeptidase family protein produces the protein MKIFECGNCEQPLYFENQSCGNCGHLIGYAPEEFKLKTFDQKRDSLTSDRDHTEFKFCKNHQYGVCNWLIKGENSDGFCHACKLNRMIPDLSDHENFNKWQRLEVSKHRLVYQLDRLGLVLHSKMDDVNGLCFDFVAKHGNQVNKMTGHADGVITILLSEADPVKREQMRKQLSEPYRTVIGHFRHEVGHYFWDRLVANDFEKLKNFRNLFGDERKDYQQSLNDYYQGNTAMNWQESFISEYATSHPWEDWAETWAHYLHIMDMAETAYYFGFSVDPKVQEKSVKGSFGFDPYEEQDFQKIFNSWAPLSFAINSLNRSMGTPDAYPFVVSPLVIEKMKFIHNLLYYK
- the aqpZ gene encoding aquaporin Z, coding for MKKLVAEFIGTLWLVLGGCGSAVLAAGFPELGIGFVGVAFAFGLTVLTMAYAIGHISGCHLNPAVTLGLWAGGRFESKEVVGYIIAQVLGGIAGAAILYIIATGKAGVDIGGFASNGYGEASPGGYGLVSALTTEVVMTFMFLIIILGSTHSKAPAGFAGIAIGLGLVLIHLISIPVTNTSVNPARSTSQAIFAGGIYLQQLWLFWIAPIIGAVLAGILYKFLSPTE
- a CDS encoding TonB-dependent receptor — encoded protein: MKAPNLLFLLFFVSFSAFSQGVIRGKITNPVNGEPVAYANILVLGTETGAISDEEGSYEIMDLKPGLYNVRASFVGFKPQTQYEIKVTLARATQLDFELEEDASELNEVVVSSEFSRSEETPLSVRRLNSNEIERYPGGNRDISQVIQSMPGVASTPSFRNDILIRGGAPNENKFYVDEIEVPVINHFATQGSSGGPVGILNVNLIKNVDLITGGFPANRMDAMSSFFEIQLKEGNREAMQTQMTLGASELTLSNNGPLGENTTYSLSARRSYLQGLFKILGLPFLPTFNDFQLKTTTKLNEKTELTFIGVGAIDKFVLNEEIPEDETGEELENRLYLLDVLPVQKQWNYTTGLKLKRYRENGFWTFVLSRNMLNNEAEKYFRNEETPESNLLYRYISQESENKFRAENSIFGDEYTLKYGFNYEYARYYINNYDRSTLANSSEVIEVESTSNYNKYGAFISASRYVFQERLLLSGGIRMDGADFGETAQNPLNQISPRVSLSYQLKPNLFATANAGVYYQKPPYTVLGYQNNEGELVNQANDVRFIQNKQLIAGLEFLVPEKNRRFTLEGFYKRYDKYPSSVRNGIALANLGADFGVIGNEPVVSNAKGKAYGLEFLAQQRLFQNFYGIASLTLVRSEFTNPNTEGYIPSSWDNKVIVSLTAGKRFSKDWEIGARWRYLGGTPYTPYDEDESSLISNWDLRGQPVLDYTQINAIRLDAFHQLDLRIDKKYYFPKWNLNWYVDIQNVYNYEAEQPPLLVPVRDAQGTIQVDPTDPSRYQLKYISNTAGTILPTVGIIVEF
- a CDS encoding fatty acid desaturase, encoding MSSKSAQVGTKSIDPKGLMIAFAIICLWFSSLIFWLGYEIDWAKPWVYLGVIIQMHLYTGLFITAHDAMHGLVSSNKKLNKAIGTFSALLFSYNFYGRLYGKHHEHHRFVATDRDPDYHHSDNFFLWYISFIKQYVNIWQIVLMAITFNLLKLVINVDNLIIFWMLPAVLSTFQLFYFGTYVPHKGESENKHHSTTQSKNHLWAFLSCYFFGYHYEHHDSPGTPWWRLWKEKEKTLNKI
- a CDS encoding 4-hydroxy-3-methylbut-2-enyl diphosphate reductase; amino-acid sequence: MKNLKVHIDDHSGFCFGVVYAIEMAEDILDEEGHLYCLGDIVHNDEEVNRLTKKGLRIINHDELQGLSNEKVLIRAHGEPPATYKLAIQNNLTLIDASCPVVLKLQNRIKNSYDKEEAIYIYGKKGHAEVVGLMGQTQNKAVVFQDISELDLQTLPKKLTLYSQTTKSTNSFYEINQVLKENGIEVNTNDTICRQVSNRDKELKAFALNYDKIVFVSGTKSSNGKVLYQVCKDKNPNTYFVPNPDQIDPSWFDENDTVGICGATSTPMWLMEEVKNKLLTL
- a CDS encoding lycopene cyclase domain-containing protein, giving the protein MEKYLYLGLNLFTISFPLVRSFEPKIKFSSKWKALFPAIFLTGAFFLIWDHLFTRMGVWEFNPRYLLGIYIFQLPLEEWLFFLTVPFACVFIYEVLIYFFPKDPLRNFGKPFLYVMIPLLIGLALMHLDLWYTSVNFLVGAMVLLIHFLIFNDRFLGKFLFAYLVHLIPFLLCNGILTGGFTEEPVVIYNNSENLGIRIGSVPVEDTIYSMSLLLMNISFFEWFRKTKTFKPSKS